The following are encoded in a window of Centroberyx gerrardi isolate f3 chromosome 1, fCenGer3.hap1.cur.20231027, whole genome shotgun sequence genomic DNA:
- the sord gene encoding sorbitol dehydrogenase has translation METGNLSVVLHAQGDLRLEHRAIPEPGPNEVLLQMHSVGICGSDVHYWQHGRIGDFVVTKPMVLGHEAAGRVVKVGSAVKHLKAGDRVAVEPGVPREMDEFFKSGHYNLSPTIFFCATPPDDGNLCRYYKHSANFCYKLPDNVTFEEGALIEPLSVGIHACRRAGVSLGSTVLICGAGPIGLVCLLVAKAMGASQVVITDLFPERLAMAKELGADFPLTVKRGDGPQDLAKSVEGMLGAQPDITIECTGVESSIQTAIYATRSGGVVVLVGLGSEMATVPLLNAAVREVDIRGVFRYCNTWPMAIAMLASKKVNVKPLVTHRFPLEQAAQAFETTRQGQGIKVMLKCDQNDQNP, from the exons ATGGAGACGGGAAACCTGTCCGTGGTGCTGCACGCGCAAGGAGACCTCAGGCTG GAGCATCGCGCCATCCCGGAGCCAGGACCTAATG AGGTTTTGCTGCAGATGCACTCTGTTGGCATCTGTGGGTCAGACGTGCACTACTGGCAGCACGGCCGCATCGGGGACTTCGTGGTCACAAAGCCCATGGTGCTGGGGCACGAGGCAGCTGGGCGCGTGGTGAAGGTGGGCTCGGCAGTCAAGCACCTCAAAGCAG GCGACAGAGTGGCAGTCGAGCCAGGCGTGCCCCGTGAGATGGACGAGTTCTTCAAATCCGGACACTACAACCTGTCTCCCACCATCTTCTTCTGCGCCACGCCCCCTGATGATGGAAACCTGTGCCGATACTACAAGCACAGTGCCAACTTCTGCTACAA GTTGCCTGATAATGTGACGTTTGAGGAGGGAGCTCTAATTGAACCTCTGTCTGTGGGGATACACGCCTGTCGCAGAGCCGGCGTATCTCTTGGCAGCACTGTGCTCATCTGTGGTGCAG GACCTATTGGGTTGGTCTGTCTGCTCGTTGCCAAGGCAATGGGGGCCTCACAAGTGGTCATTACTG ATCTGTTCCCGGAGCGTTTGGCGATGGCCAAGGAGTTGGGCGCTGACTTCCCGCTGACAGTGAAGAGAGGGGACGGACCCCAGGATCTGGCCAAGAGTGTAGAGGGCATGCTGGGAGCTCAGCCTGACATTACGATTGAATGTACTGGTGTTGAGAGCAGCATCCAAACTGCCATCTAT GCAACACGCTCTGGAGGcgtggtggtgctggtgggtCTCGGCTCGGAGATGGCCACTGTTCCTCTGCTCAACGCTGCCGTCAGAGAGGTGGACATCAGAGGGGTTTTCCGCTATTGCAATAC CTGGCCGATGGCCATAGCCATGTTGGCGTCGAAGAAAGTGAATGTGAAGCCGCTGGTGACCCACCGCTTCCCTCTGGAGCAGGCGGCCCAGGCCTTTGAGACTACGCGTCAGGGCCAGGGGATAAAGGTCATGTTAAAGTGTGACCAGAACGACCAGAACCCTTGA
- the terb2 gene encoding telomere repeats-binding bouquet formation protein 2, with protein MINNSKQPSSRETMFHNRTAWFSNSVRQACHDFWTSEGGTVASWRTADYLFSEDAACPDTQRIFESKDYLWNKVTVFHSLYLSACEKRQSVKSLSIGHYVLPPACVQDEVRSVVGRLIWECDDGQSIAQGSYKSQSYQTDEDSSEVRSSDSEQSDTDPSQHEASLCCEVRDYPVNNMLTGYVSIDNLQKYSGHLCDFRPGYLRCSVCKAQSNRRGVQLHRSFTETKTCI; from the exons ATGATCAATAACTCAAAACAACCTTCTTCCAGAGAGACCATGTTTCACAACCGAACTGCATGGTTTTCAAACAGCGTGAGGCAGGCATGTCACGACTTCTGGA CATCTGAAGGTGGGACCGTTGCTAGCTGGAGGACAGCGGACTACCTGTTCAGTGAAGATGCTGCCTGTCCTGATACTCAAAG GATATTTGAGAGTAAAGATTACCTGTGGAACAAGGTGACAGTTTTTCACAGCTtgtatctgtctgcctgtgagAAGCGTCAGAGTGTGAAGTCTCTGAGTATCGGACACTATGTGCTGCCTCCAGCCTGTGTGCAGGACG AGGTGAGAAGTGTGGTTGGGAGGTTGATTTGGGAATGTGATGATGGGCAATCAATAGCTCAG GGCTCATATAAGAGTCAAAGTTATCAGACAGATGAAGACTCCAGTGAAGTCAGGAGCAGCGA TTCTGAACAATCTGACACAGACCCGTCACAACATGAAGCCTCTCTGTGCTGTGAAGTACGGGATTATCCAGTTAATAACATGCTTACAG GGTATGTCAGCATTGATAACCTGCAGAAGTATTCAGGTCACCTGTGTGATTTCCGTCCCGGGTATTTGAGATGCTCTGTCTGTAAGGCCCAGAGCAACAGACGAGGTGTTCAGCTGCACAGATCATTTACTGAGACAAAAACATGCATTTGA